The following proteins are encoded in a genomic region of Chitinivibrio alkaliphilus ACht1:
- a CDS encoding response regulator transcription factor, with translation MVKKVKNRHRVLLLSQNKNVTNDILMLLSAHEYLVDLADTEEEAKELFVNYKHSILIADVDLLPDVPQTFISVFKEARKKPVFLLINRNERSDQVLSYLTEGVDDLLTMPIYSDKLYRKVKRAAEYNSMQHDIEYHSGMVFLLKMLIPVIIVITFLISL, from the coding sequence ATGGTTAAAAAAGTTAAAAATAGACATAGGGTTCTCCTCCTTTCCCAAAATAAAAACGTAACCAATGATATCCTCATGCTTCTCTCAGCCCATGAGTATCTTGTTGATCTTGCAGATACAGAAGAAGAGGCAAAAGAGCTTTTTGTAAATTATAAGCACTCTATTTTAATTGCTGATGTTGATTTACTCCCCGATGTTCCGCAAACGTTTATTTCTGTTTTTAAGGAAGCTCGAAAAAAACCGGTTTTCCTGCTTATTAATAGAAATGAGCGATCTGACCAGGTATTATCCTATCTAACTGAAGGGGTTGATGATCTCCTTACCATGCCAATTTATTCGGATAAACTGTATCGAAAAGTAAAACGAGCTGCTGAGTATAATAGTATGCAACATGATATAGAGTATCACTCCGGGATGGTATTTCTTTTAAAAATGCTTATTCCCGTAATAATAGTAATCACGTTTCTTATATCCCTGTAG
- a CDS encoding glycosyltransferase family 4 protein — protein MYEIKTALLLFLLFFSASASLVYLMYRSNLKHFFVDIPDKRKIHQLLIPRIGGFAFIISFFISLGVVAFFSRITDGNVLLYMRESAIFAPLVAGSAIIFFIGFLDDSTFINVGVGAKFSVQLLVALVSVYGYDMYIDTLYFLGSSLELGYLGPVISVLWIIGVTNSFNIIDGIDGLSASLSLLSICIASTILFFAGDPTILWVTIPVCAVIMGFLFHNYPPARIFAGDSGSLFFGFIAALYSIQVANMYHNGKGVETFAAFLVVGLPVLEVFVSMIRRFWYGLNENRGLKHSFKKVVSPDNLHMHHRLIFRGLTHEQALRFLVFLVFVFLQYPLFLYLAHLWE, from the coding sequence ATGTATGAAATAAAAACAGCCTTGCTTCTTTTCCTTCTTTTCTTTTCAGCAAGTGCCTCATTAGTATATCTCATGTATCGCTCAAATCTAAAACATTTTTTTGTAGATATACCGGATAAACGAAAAATTCATCAGCTTCTCATTCCCCGAATTGGTGGATTTGCTTTTATTATATCCTTTTTCATATCCTTGGGCGTGGTTGCATTTTTTTCTCGAATTACCGATGGGAATGTACTTTTATATATGCGTGAAAGTGCTATATTTGCTCCTCTTGTGGCAGGGAGCGCTATTATATTCTTTATTGGTTTTTTAGATGATTCAACCTTTATAAATGTTGGAGTTGGAGCAAAATTTTCTGTACAACTCCTTGTTGCCCTTGTTTCAGTATACGGGTATGACATGTATATAGATACCCTTTATTTTCTCGGTTCGTCTTTGGAGTTAGGGTATCTTGGTCCAGTGATAAGTGTGTTATGGATAATTGGTGTAACTAATTCCTTTAATATTATTGATGGAATAGATGGGCTTTCGGCAAGCCTTTCTCTCTTATCAATATGTATTGCTTCCACAATACTTTTTTTTGCAGGAGACCCGACAATCCTCTGGGTAACAATTCCCGTATGTGCTGTTATTATGGGGTTTTTATTTCATAATTATCCACCAGCCCGCATTTTTGCAGGAGATTCAGGATCACTCTTTTTTGGATTTATTGCAGCACTCTACTCCATTCAGGTAGCCAATATGTATCATAACGGGAAAGGGGTTGAAACCTTTGCAGCCTTTCTTGTAGTGGGGCTCCCCGTTCTTGAGGTGTTTGTATCTATGATACGGCGTTTTTGGTATGGATTAAATGAAAATAGGGGGTTAAAACATAGTTTTAAAAAAGTAGTTAGTCCTGATAATCTCCATATGCATCATCGTCTTATTTTCCGTGGTTTGACCCATGAACAAGCTCTTCGTTTCCTTGTTTTTTTGGTTTTTGTCTTTCTTCAATATCCTTTATTCTTGTATTTAGCCCATCTGTGGGAATAA
- a CDS encoding DUF721 domain-containing protein: protein MNYTPKPRPPLYKIGDILDDVLTSMRKNNKNRNVYDLAYLQREWSSIVGSNISHVSTPVFLKGNILTVEVTNSTWKMELFFMKKIY from the coding sequence ATGAATTATACTCCTAAACCACGGCCTCCCCTATATAAAATTGGTGATATCTTAGACGATGTCCTTACTTCTATGAGAAAAAATAATAAGAACAGGAATGTCTATGATCTTGCCTATTTGCAGAGAGAGTGGAGTTCTATTGTTGGATCAAATATATCCCACGTCAGTACTCCTGTTTTTTTAAAAGGGAACATTCTCACCGTTGAAGTTACAAATTCTACGTGGAAAATGGAACTGTTTTTTATGAAAAAAATATATTAG
- the recF gene encoding DNA replication/repair protein RecF (All proteins in this family for which functions are known are DNA-binding proteins that assist the filamentation of RecA onto DNA for the initiation of recombination or recombinational repair.), with product MVFRQIRLINFRNYPYLDLELPQEGALFSGKNGAGKTNLLEAFSFLLLGKSPRTHKVRSLITEGKSEAYVHGFFSNSSEQSVGFNSDGSVYISMDGKMYTSLGALYRDKKKRFIYFGPEDILLVQGAPQERRRFIDQIISQYNRSYFSNLISLKKMLSERNALLGMSTDSVFLDIYDRKISTASYEVIQEREKFISSIAVFFQDIYEDISTKDICVSMRYKSSFRDVDSSEDIYNCLVQNRKKEHRIGFTLQGIHRDDLILYGDGKKIVEYASQGQARSVALSLKLATLSFLKTSEASPIIAVDDAFSDLDAYRKKQCFSYLQNKGQLFMAIHTTAEKEYYDLPVFSVEEGRVV from the coding sequence ATGGTTTTTCGTCAGATACGGTTGATTAATTTTAGAAATTATCCCTACCTTGATTTGGAGCTTCCCCAGGAGGGAGCTCTTTTTTCCGGTAAAAACGGGGCGGGGAAAACAAATCTCCTTGAGGCATTCTCTTTTCTTCTCTTGGGTAAATCTCCTCGAACGCATAAGGTGCGAAGTCTCATAACAGAGGGTAAAAGTGAAGCCTATGTACATGGTTTTTTTTCAAACTCAAGTGAGCAGTCAGTTGGGTTTAATAGTGATGGCTCTGTTTATATTTCCATGGATGGAAAAATGTATACATCCCTTGGGGCTTTGTATAGGGACAAAAAAAAACGGTTTATTTACTTTGGTCCTGAGGATATATTACTTGTTCAAGGGGCACCACAAGAACGACGTCGTTTTATCGATCAGATTATTAGCCAATATAATCGTTCGTATTTTTCAAACCTAATTTCCTTAAAAAAAATGCTTTCAGAAAGAAATGCTCTTTTAGGTATGTCTACAGATTCGGTATTCCTTGATATTTATGATAGAAAAATAAGTACCGCTAGCTATGAAGTTATACAGGAGCGAGAAAAATTTATATCTTCCATAGCGGTGTTTTTTCAAGATATTTATGAAGATATAAGTACCAAGGATATTTGTGTATCCATGCGGTATAAATCATCTTTCCGTGATGTTGACTCTTCCGAAGATATCTATAACTGTTTAGTGCAAAATAGGAAAAAAGAGCATCGTATCGGATTTACGCTGCAAGGAATACATCGTGATGATCTTATCCTGTATGGTGATGGTAAAAAGATAGTGGAGTATGCCTCACAGGGACAGGCTCGTTCTGTTGCACTTTCTCTAAAGCTTGCCACTCTATCTTTTTTAAAAACCTCTGAAGCTTCTCCTATTATTGCTGTTGATGATGCGTTTTCTGATCTTGATGCATATCGAAAAAAGCAGTGTTTCTCGTATCTTCAAAATAAAGGGCAGCTTTTTATGGCTATTCATACGACTGCGGAAAAAGAGTATTACGATCTCCCGGTTTTCTCTGTCGAAGAAGGACGCGTGGTATGA